The DNA region CCCTCCTCGCGGCCCTGCTCGTCGCGGGCATCGTCTACATCTCCTCGAGCGCGATCATCACGAAGTCCCTGATCGACCTCGGCTGGATCGCCAACGACGAGGCGAACCCGCTGCTCGGCACGCTCGTCTACGAGGACCTCTTCATCGCGATCTACCTCGCGGTGGTCTCCGCGCTCGTTCTAGGCGGCGGCGACGTTGGCGAGGCGCTCGGCTCGATCGGGATCGCGATTGGGTTCATCCTCGCGCTCCTGATACTCGTCCAGTTCGGCACTGCCTGGTTCCAGCGAAGTCTCGAGACGGACTCCAACGAGTTCCTCGTCCTCCGGGCACTGGGAATCCTCGTCCTGATCGCGGGCGCCGCGCTCGCCCTTGGCGTGAGCGAGGCCGTCGCCGCCTTCTTCGTCGGGATGGCCTTTTCGGCGACCGACCACGTCCATGACCTCGAACAACTGCTCGAGCCCGTCCGAGACGTCTTCGCCGCCATCTTCTTCTTCTGGATCGGTCTCGAGACGAACCCACAATTGTTCGCCGGCGTCGCCGGGCTGATCGCCGTCGCGGTGATCGTCACGACGCCGACGAAACTGCTAAGCGGCTACCTCGGTGGCCGAATCTACGACCTGGACGAGCGACGATCCCTGCGAGTCGGCCTCGGCATGACGACCCGCGGCGAGTTCTCACTGATCATCGCGAGCATCGCCGTGGCGGGCGCCGGCGGGGCGCTTTCTGACTCGATTGCGACCGACATCTACGCGTTTGCCGTCGGCTACGTCCTCGTCATGAGCATCCTCGGGACGACGTTCATGCAGTACGCCGACCGCATCGAAGCGGTGCTCGTGCCGCGTCTCGAGGCGCGCAGCGGGGCGGTCTCGAGCAGCGACTGATCGATCGTTTCGACCGTCGAAACAGTGCGTTTCCCGACTCTTTCGGCCAGCAGTGCGTTCTTTCCGTTTGAACGGACGTATTAGCCGTGTGAAACGATATCCACGATTAATTGCTCTCACCGTGTGGGTAGCACTACCTCACAGGGGGGTGAGGTGACACCAATAACAAACGAAACGAACCCGCCAACGGACGACGTACCGCGCCGTGCGCTCTTGCGCGCTGGAGCGCTGACTGGCGCTTTGCTGCTCGTTCCGGTCGGCACGGCAACCGCCTACGACTTCCCGAGCACCAACGCGGACAACGAAGCGAACGGGGACCCGTTCGTCGACGTTGCCAGCCAGGACAACTGTGAAATCGCGCTCGAGTTCACCAATCCACACGGATATCTCGCGTGTTTCGAGGTGCGAGTTGACGGCCAGACGAGAACGAGCGGCACGGAACATCCGGTCGTCGACGGCGACTACATCTACGAGAACTACTGCGTGACGGACGGGACGAGGACGGAAACGTTCGAGGCCACCCAGCAGGTCGACGTGCGACTCGCCCTCGGCGCCGAACGCGACCACGACTTCGACTGGGTCTCGTTTGGCATCGACGCGTGCGAACCGGAGTCGCGAGCCGACTGTAAGGGGGGCGGATGGAAGACCTACGGCTTCCGCAACCAGGGCCAGTGTATCCGGTACGTCAACACCGGAAAAGACAGTCGGTGACCGGCGTCAGCGCTCTCAGCCACCCGTTTTTTCGTCGAGGCAACCGTGGTGAGACGAAGATACTGCCGTGACTGGCCCCAACAGACAACTTCAAACCCCTCGAGCCCCCTCCCTCCTCCGTATGCTCGAGGCAGTCGTCTTCGACCTAGATTACACGCTGGCGGTCCCCGACCGGGACCGGGAGACGTTGCTCACCGAGGCGACGGCCGCGGCCGGTGCGCCGCCGCTCTCGAGGGAGGCGTACCTCGAGGCTCATCGGAACAACCTCACGCGCGAGAGCCGCGAGCCCATCTTCGCGGACCTGCTCGCCGACCACGACACGAGTGCCGAACCCGGCGCCGTCGCCACGGCCTACCGGGAGTCCATCGCCGACGCCCTCACCCCGCTGCCGGACGTCGAATCCATGCTCGAGGACCTCCGGTCGACCTACCGCGTGGGACTCTTGACGAACGGCCCCGTCCGCGCCCAGCGGGACAAACTCGAGACGCTCGGCTGGGAGGGCCGATTCGATGCTGCGCTCGTTACTGGTGAGCTCGAGGCGGGCAAGCCCGACCCGCGGGCGTTCGAGGCGATCCTGGAGGAACTGTCGGTCGCACCCGAGCGAGCCGTCTACGTCGGCGATGAGCGCGAGGCGGACGTGGAGGGGGCGACTCGAGCGGGAATGCGGGCGGTTCAGGTGATCCGGGCGGACACGAAACCTGATTCGCGGGCGGTCGCCCACGTCGACCAATCCACTCTCGCGCGCGAACTGCCCGCGGTTCTCGCGGCGCTGTAGCCACTAGCGCCCGCACGCCGTCGCTCGAGTCGCGGGCGGTCCTGGCCCGTCACCGATACGTGGGGGCCACCTCCACGCTCGGTACTGGGCGCTTCCGCTATTATATATATATATATATATATATATATATATACTGAATTTGATAGGTGGTAATAGGCGGTTTGATTTATACATAATCCATAGAATATCTCTGATGAGCGTTTGTGTAGCCCTCGACTACGAGTACGTATGGTGATATCGCGCATACCGGTTCTGGGCTACTAACCGCATGCTCACCCCGATATGGAGTAAAGGTTGGACGTAGCAGCTCTTGATTCCGGATTAACCGCTAAACTGAAAGCGAAAGATAGGGGTCTCAGTGAAAATGCACCACTAACAAATGGAGAATTTCACAGAGGGATGATCACTTCTATGATCGTACTGGCCAGAACACTTGGTGGTCATAACCACGACAGTTGTCCGGAAGAGGTGTGTAGAAGTGGTCTATGGACGAACCTAGGAAGAAATCTTGGAGTAGGCGATTATCGCTCGAGATAGCGTCCAGGCCAGAAGGAGGCGTGAGCATGACAAAGCGAGTAACCCGAAAAGAGGGAGAAATCACACACTCAAACGTTCATAATCGGTTTCCGTCTTGCGTTTTCCGGATTAGCGGTAACCAGGAAGAGAAACGTTACGAAGAGCGTCTCAGATCCATTCCACGAAATTGAATTCGCTGGTTTAGAGCCTTCTCTGGAGGGATCTCACTCACCCACTCGAGTCGAGCGTGTGGCCGTCCAGTCTCCAATTCCAAAGTTCATAATCGGTTCTCTGCTATCGGTTTTGGGTCCTAGACACCACTGAAATTACCGAAGAAACCGAGACCTCTCTCGAGAAAGAAAACACATTATAGAGAGCTTCTCGAGCCGATTATGCACGATTGACGCCTCGAGTTCTGGATCTGCTCAGCGAGTACCGATCACGAAACGGCCCTCGCTCGCTCAATAATCTCGGTAATCACAAAAACAGTCGTGAACGCGCCCTAATCGTCTCGAGAGGCCCCTTACTCGACGATTAGGGTCACAAGTCATACGCTCGAGGAAGATCCTCATCGTGCAACCGTTCCTAGACTCTCTTCATAATCGGTCCTCGAAACAGAGACCATACCTACTCTTCCGGACAGAGAACCCGATTATGAGTTATTTGAAACGCGATTAGTACGTTTTGTTGTAATCCTCAGTAGGTTCCAAGAGTTGTCTGCTGAATACAGAGGATAGATGCAGCACAGCAGATTCGTTTGTTTCACAATCTCAGGTCGGAACCAACCGATACATTCGGATGCGAGTTGACCGCCGAGTATTCCAATAATTCGGAGGGCGGCAGCGAACAAGATGCTGTCCAAGAGCACGCACCTGCTACGCTTTGAATAAAACTATGATTTGACCCTCCAATAGATTTTTCTGTCAGAGCGCGAAGTACTTTCGTATGCAACGGAGACAAGTCCTTTTTGGGTGTGCGACAGCACTGCCCGGAATCACAGGCTGTCTCGATTCTGAACCTCCGGTAGACTCTGCTTTTGTTTCGTTT from Natronosalvus rutilus includes:
- a CDS encoding cation:proton antiporter; the encoded protein is MAAETHLVDVGALFAVAAIAGLLASRIDQSVIPFYIIAGMLSGPYVLGTLDLPALLGTGVLPHGEALALDGQSEFIHLGAELGIVFLLFFLGLEFNLERLLASRHDIGRAGSVDLVINFGAGLLLGFVLFESLLAALLVAGIVYISSSAIITKSLIDLGWIANDEANPLLGTLVYEDLFIAIYLAVVSALVLGGGDVGEALGSIGIAIGFILALLILVQFGTAWFQRSLETDSNEFLVLRALGILVLIAGAALALGVSEAVAAFFVGMAFSATDHVHDLEQLLEPVRDVFAAIFFFWIGLETNPQLFAGVAGLIAVAVIVTTPTKLLSGYLGGRIYDLDERRSLRVGLGMTTRGEFSLIIASIAVAGAGGALSDSIATDIYAFAVGYVLVMSILGTTFMQYADRIEAVLVPRLEARSGAVSSSD
- a CDS encoding HAD family hydrolase; amino-acid sequence: MLEAVVFDLDYTLAVPDRDRETLLTEATAAAGAPPLSREAYLEAHRNNLTRESREPIFADLLADHDTSAEPGAVATAYRESIADALTPLPDVESMLEDLRSTYRVGLLTNGPVRAQRDKLETLGWEGRFDAALVTGELEAGKPDPRAFEAILEELSVAPERAVYVGDEREADVEGATRAGMRAVQVIRADTKPDSRAVAHVDQSTLARELPAVLAAL